One part of the Desulfonema ishimotonii genome encodes these proteins:
- a CDS encoding STAS domain-containing protein produces MELQIKREAERVVFYIRGDVDETGAEILEDRFRELDLSGVGEAVFDFKEVPHIGSAGIGRLLLFYKDMAINGGEIVVQNVPEPISELFEMVKLDSIFKILKA; encoded by the coding sequence ATGGAACTGCAAATAAAGCGGGAAGCGGAACGGGTTGTTTTTTACATCCGGGGAGATGTGGATGAAACGGGGGCCGAAATCCTGGAGGACCGCTTCCGGGAGCTGGATCTCTCCGGGGTCGGGGAGGCGGTGTTCGACTTCAAAGAGGTGCCCCACATCGGCAGCGCCGGCATCGGCAGGCTGTTGCTGTTTTACAAGGATATGGCCATCAATGGCGGGGAGATCGTTGTTCAGAACGTCCCGGAGCCGATCTCCGAACTTTTTGAAATGGTAAAGCTTGATTCCATTTTCAAGATATTGAAAGCGTAA
- a CDS encoding response regulator, with amino-acid sequence MNSDFPILLVEDDNISQRRIGRTLLSAGYEVMAVENGRDALELFRRHAFPIVLTDWLMPEMDGLELCRAIRALSSPDYVFIVFLTTNDSRENIIRGLEAGADDYLTKPFDPVELIARLASGRRILELERAMRQANEKLRASLNFQKTLMDTLPNPVFYTDAFGAYLGCNAAWADDIVGLPREEIVGRTAADLPDLIPPDMAKGFQRPDAEPSRKTGVSVRESRIRCADGVWRDFIRNQAAFKNPGGGIGGIISVMMDITEKNRLLRTQEINIDLAKNIMGLINAVPERHTPLPGGLSLFTETVSLPCNAEGGDHFFVRNYPDREGGTAVSLKDQSGHEVGCILRSIITDLLHNALLSCCDTVHAETAMSRLNDEICQTALFSGRDFFTAIHAEIRHSDLEMRFLSAGHPPLLLIRGTEVTEMPRPGGAGSNPPLAVAGGLDYSAASYRLRSGDRLIFYTDGLIEMPWRKRGQIAGIRELKAIVARIVADDPQLPVCEIVRRLLKRFSAISGQTVIPPDHEDGPRNTSPDDVTVIGMEIERRDRHTGRVFRPESLKSVSRGIIELYREIGEIWRRNGFAEPERRLRVILEEALLNAWKHGNREQGHRAITVRWHCGNDFVLEVTDEGDGFDHTRPYDPTCAENVPRPCGRGLFFIRELSDCVAWEKGGSHLRITFRRYPMTKEKKRRMKEVGKLMDIWRCERTS; translated from the coding sequence ATGAACAGCGATTTTCCCATATTACTGGTCGAAGATGACAATATCTCACAGCGGCGGATCGGGAGAACCCTGCTCAGTGCCGGATATGAGGTGATGGCCGTCGAAAACGGCAGGGACGCCCTGGAGCTGTTCCGCAGGCACGCTTTCCCCATTGTCCTGACAGACTGGCTGATGCCGGAGATGGACGGGCTTGAACTGTGCCGGGCGATTCGCGCCCTCTCTTCGCCGGACTATGTTTTTATCGTCTTCCTGACCACCAACGATTCCAGGGAAAATATCATCAGGGGGCTGGAGGCCGGGGCCGATGACTATCTGACCAAGCCCTTTGACCCCGTTGAACTGATTGCACGGCTGGCGTCGGGGCGGCGGATTCTGGAGCTGGAACGCGCCATGCGTCAGGCCAACGAAAAGCTGCGTGCCAGCCTGAACTTTCAGAAAACCCTGATGGATACCCTGCCCAACCCGGTCTTTTACACCGATGCCTTTGGAGCGTATCTGGGGTGCAATGCGGCCTGGGCCGATGATATCGTTGGGTTGCCCCGTGAAGAGATTGTGGGCCGGACCGCTGCCGATCTGCCGGATTTGATCCCCCCGGATATGGCAAAGGGATTTCAGCGGCCGGACGCGGAACCGTCCCGGAAAACGGGCGTCAGCGTCCGCGAGTCCCGCATCCGGTGCGCGGACGGCGTCTGGCGGGACTTCATCCGAAACCAGGCGGCCTTTAAAAATCCCGGTGGCGGGATCGGCGGCATCATCTCCGTGATGATGGACATTACGGAGAAAAACCGGCTGCTCAGAACCCAGGAGATCAATATCGACCTGGCCAAAAACATCATGGGACTGATCAACGCCGTGCCCGAACGCCATACCCCCCTGCCAGGCGGTCTCTCCCTTTTCACGGAAACCGTCTCCCTGCCCTGCAACGCCGAGGGAGGGGATCATTTTTTCGTTCGCAATTACCCGGACCGGGAGGGGGGAACCGCTGTCAGTCTCAAGGATCAGTCCGGCCATGAGGTGGGCTGCATCCTGAGAAGCATCATTACGGACCTGCTTCACAACGCCCTGCTGAGCTGTTGTGATACCGTACATGCCGAGACGGCCATGTCCCGTCTGAACGATGAGATCTGCCAGACAGCGCTCTTTTCCGGCAGGGATTTCTTTACGGCCATCCATGCCGAGATCCGTCACAGCGACCTGGAGATGCGGTTTTTGTCCGCAGGCCACCCGCCGCTGCTGCTGATCCGGGGAACCGAAGTGACAGAGATGCCCCGGCCCGGCGGGGCGGGGTCGAATCCCCCTCTGGCCGTGGCCGGAGGCCTGGACTATTCGGCGGCATCGTACCGGCTTCGGTCCGGAGACCGTCTGATCTTCTATACGGACGGTCTGATTGAGATGCCCTGGCGGAAACGGGGGCAGATCGCCGGTATCCGGGAGCTGAAGGCCATTGTCGCCCGAATTGTGGCCGATGATCCGCAGTTGCCGGTTTGTGAAATTGTCCGCAGGCTTCTGAAGCGCTTTTCCGCCATCAGCGGACAGACGGTGATTCCGCCGGACCATGAGGACGGTCCCCGGAACACCTCCCCGGATGACGTGACGGTGATCGGCATGGAGATTGAGCGGCGGGATCGGCATACCGGGCGTGTTTTCCGGCCCGAAAGCCTCAAATCCGTCAGCCGCGGTATCATTGAACTGTACCGGGAAATCGGGGAAATATGGCGGCGAAACGGCTTTGCGGAGCCGGAGCGGAGGCTCCGGGTCATACTGGAGGAGGCGTTGCTCAACGCCTGGAAGCACGGCAACAGGGAACAGGGGCATCGGGCGATAACGGTCCGGTGGCACTGCGGGAATGACTTTGTTCTCGAAGTGACGGACGAGGGAGACGGGTTTGACCATACCCGCCCGTATGATCCCACCTGTGCCGAAAATGTCCCCCGGCCCTGTGGCCGCGGGCTTTTTTTTATCCGGGAACTGTCGGATTGCGTGGCATGGGAAAAGGGCGGCAGCCATCTGAGGATCACCTTCAGACGGTATCCCATGACAAAAGAAAAAAAACGCCGCATGAAAGAAGTCGGAAAACTGATGGATATCTGGCGATGCGAACGGACATCTTAG
- a CDS encoding HAMP domain-containing methyl-accepting chemotaxis protein codes for MNKTGLGQKLFRGFAGVSGIILLVGFVGWNGVRHTTDSLTDVALVRLPAVRSLMIIREAVSAIQAAQRTLLIPNLKLPDIREQQNRIQRARQRCVAHLKACDALPHTDEEEALWTQFLPAWTDWQNHIDRFLALSDERIRNGIPDPPRLRQTLEQLRGHFYYLMGQAGTMLQTGIEIEAHDDPAQSPFRKWRRQYQTGNAEVASAIQELAAPVARFYTAVRNIRNFVRKGDIDSAASAYRQDMLTAARAMDTQFGRLYRQAATAETLYNRMSEYAMDISLGSQRASEGVLDKIVTINTGVAKRRAEEAVETARQSRILTIGGILGGCLLAIGVSLHLTRALSEPILRVIHGLTQSAGQVISASEQIAFASAFMAENAAEQADVIKDNAAALSEMTDMSRSTSELTRGAEHLMNQNLEKSGQSLVAVVELTRTMTRIEADSDRIGQVVRSIDEVAFQTGLLALNAAIEAARAGEAGSGFAVVADEVGNLARRSADAARDTQQILDDTIQRVHQAAAVIKDVNTNFDGIVKSATVMGEKTFAITAASREQARGVGRISEAISEMDGITRQAADNARDFADTSEKLAVQALHMKKVVDDLLALVRGRKGVRRGRIRQFFAKHLAGRLPIRNHRKNRAGRK; via the coding sequence ATGAATAAAACCGGTTTGGGACAAAAGCTGTTTCGGGGATTCGCAGGGGTCAGCGGCATCATCCTGCTGGTCGGTTTTGTGGGGTGGAACGGGGTCCGCCACACCACGGACTCTCTTACGGACGTGGCGCTGGTGCGCCTTCCGGCGGTACGCAGCCTGATGATCATCCGGGAGGCGGTGTCGGCCATTCAGGCGGCCCAGCGGACTCTGCTGATTCCGAATCTGAAACTGCCGGATATCAGAGAACAGCAGAACCGGATTCAGCGTGCCCGCCAGCGATGCGTCGCCCATCTGAAGGCCTGTGATGCCCTTCCGCATACGGATGAGGAAGAGGCCCTGTGGACGCAATTTTTACCGGCGTGGACGGACTGGCAGAACCATATCGACCGGTTTCTGGCCCTTTCGGACGAGCGGATTCGGAACGGCATCCCGGACCCGCCCCGGCTGCGGCAGACCCTGGAACAGCTGAGGGGACATTTCTACTATCTGATGGGTCAGGCGGGAACCATGCTTCAGACCGGCATTGAGATCGAAGCCCATGACGATCCGGCCCAAAGTCCTTTTCGCAAATGGCGGCGGCAGTATCAGACCGGCAACGCCGAAGTCGCTTCGGCCATTCAGGAACTGGCGGCCCCCGTGGCCCGTTTCTACACTGCCGTCCGCAATATTCGCAACTTTGTCCGAAAAGGCGATATCGACAGTGCCGCTTCCGCCTACCGCCAGGACATGCTGACGGCCGCCAGGGCGATGGATACGCAGTTCGGACGGCTTTACCGTCAGGCGGCCACTGCGGAAACGCTGTATAACCGGATGTCCGAATATGCAATGGACATATCCCTCGGCTCTCAGAGGGCCTCCGAAGGGGTCCTGGATAAAATCGTGACGATCAACACCGGTGTTGCAAAACGCCGGGCCGAGGAGGCCGTGGAGACAGCCCGGCAGTCCCGGATATTGACCATCGGGGGCATTCTGGGCGGGTGTCTCCTGGCCATCGGGGTAAGCCTTCACCTCACCCGCGCCCTTTCCGAACCGATTCTCCGGGTTATTCACGGACTGACCCAAAGCGCCGGGCAGGTCATCTCCGCCTCGGAGCAGATCGCATTTGCCAGCGCGTTTATGGCGGAGAATGCTGCGGAACAGGCCGATGTGATCAAAGACAATGCCGCCGCCCTGTCCGAGATGACCGATATGAGCCGCTCAACCTCCGAGCTGACGCGGGGGGCGGAACATCTGATGAACCAGAACCTTGAGAAGAGCGGGCAGTCCCTGGTGGCGGTGGTGGAACTGACGCGGACCATGACGCGCATTGAGGCCGACAGCGACCGGATCGGACAGGTCGTCAGAAGCATTGATGAGGTGGCCTTTCAGACCGGCCTGCTGGCGCTGAACGCGGCCATCGAAGCGGCGCGGGCCGGTGAGGCAGGCAGCGGTTTCGCGGTGGTGGCGGACGAGGTCGGGAATCTGGCCCGGCGCTCTGCGGATGCGGCAAGGGACACGCAGCAGATACTGGATGACACCATACAGCGGGTGCATCAGGCCGCCGCAGTGATCAAAGATGTGAACACCAATTTTGACGGGATTGTGAAGTCCGCGACGGTAATGGGCGAAAAGACCTTCGCCATCACGGCGGCCAGCAGGGAACAGGCCAGGGGGGTGGGCCGTATCAGCGAGGCGATCAGCGAGATGGACGGCATCACCCGGCAGGCGGCGGACAATGCGCGGGATTTCGCGGATACGTCCGAAAAACTGGCGGTCCAGGCCCTTCACATGAAAAAGGTGGTTGATGACCTCCTGGCCCTGGTCCGGGGCAGAAAAGGCGTGCGGCGGGGACGCATCCGGCAGTTCTTTGCAAAACATCTGGCCGGGCGTCTGCCGATCAGAAACCACCGGAAGAATCGTGCGGGGCGGAAATAA
- a CDS encoding KamA family radical SAM protein — protein sequence MGKERIQKKLFSILDAVPELRDIFVAQGPLEEKRRQIRYFLSDMLYAIFEDQPAIPPLEWIQARNAINVFRNILSKRNERLAGFSLIGYINDLLHREDLSALPAPHPGFFAEFEHLLRATVGKTGVYAEKMPAFHKYEGRKAAKLRSADLSRMAKNTRKFSDRYACGLDNDVIRKRFRNKARILKYFGATELEWEKWQWHTRHIIRDVGTLNDLVELTDEEYEAVRLAGEYKIPFGITPYYLSLMDFESARERDYAVRAQVIPPLHYVRKMKESRDSADCSMDFMLEHDTSPIDGITRRYPNIVILKPVLTCPQICVYCQRNWEIEDVYSKEAALGQEKLDRAIDWIADTPEINEVLVTGGDPLIFSNEKLEKILSRLSRIDHVERIRIGTRTPVTLPQRITDSLVRRINRFHNPGKREILIITHFEHLYEITPQTIRAVQKFRQHGMGVYNQLVYTFYNSRKFEASALRHKLRLIGVTPYYTFNTKGKEETDNYRVPIARLLQEQHEEARLMPGSVRTDEIVFNVPRLGKNYLRASQHHDVISLLPDGRRVYEFHPWEKKLALVDTYVYTDVSIYDYLRRLRAIGENTSDYRTIWYYY from the coding sequence ATGGGAAAAGAGAGAATTCAGAAAAAACTGTTCAGCATACTGGACGCCGTTCCCGAACTCAGGGACATATTTGTTGCCCAGGGGCCGCTGGAGGAAAAGCGGCGGCAGATCCGGTACTTTCTGTCTGACATGCTCTACGCCATCTTTGAGGATCAGCCGGCCATCCCGCCGCTGGAATGGATACAGGCCCGGAACGCCATCAACGTCTTCAGGAATATCCTGTCGAAACGGAACGAACGGCTTGCGGGGTTCAGCCTGATCGGATACATCAACGATCTCCTCCACCGCGAGGACCTGAGCGCCCTGCCTGCGCCCCATCCCGGTTTTTTCGCCGAATTTGAGCATCTGCTCCGGGCGACGGTCGGCAAGACCGGTGTTTACGCTGAGAAGATGCCCGCATTTCACAAATATGAGGGCCGGAAGGCGGCCAAGCTGCGGTCGGCAGATCTCTCCCGCATGGCGAAAAACACCAGGAAATTTTCCGACCGGTATGCCTGCGGCCTGGACAACGATGTCATCCGGAAACGGTTCAGAAACAAGGCGAGAATCCTGAAATACTTCGGCGCCACCGAGCTGGAGTGGGAAAAATGGCAGTGGCATACCCGCCACATCATCCGGGACGTCGGCACGCTCAATGATCTGGTGGAACTGACCGACGAGGAGTACGAGGCCGTGAGGCTTGCCGGGGAATATAAAATTCCCTTTGGCATCACCCCCTATTACCTGTCGCTTATGGATTTCGAATCCGCTCGCGAAAGGGATTACGCGGTCCGCGCCCAGGTCATCCCGCCTCTCCATTATGTCCGAAAGATGAAAGAGAGCCGGGACAGCGCCGACTGCTCAATGGATTTTATGCTGGAGCATGACACCTCGCCCATTGACGGCATCACCCGGCGCTATCCCAACATCGTCATCCTCAAGCCGGTGCTGACCTGCCCCCAGATCTGCGTCTACTGCCAGCGCAACTGGGAAATAGAGGATGTCTACTCAAAAGAGGCGGCCCTGGGCCAGGAGAAACTCGACAGGGCCATCGACTGGATTGCCGACACGCCGGAGATCAACGAGGTGCTGGTGACGGGCGGCGACCCCCTGATCTTTTCCAACGAAAAGCTCGAAAAAATCCTCTCCCGGCTCTCCCGCATCGACCATGTGGAGCGCATCCGTATCGGTACCCGGACCCCGGTCACGCTGCCCCAGCGGATCACCGATTCACTGGTCCGGCGGATCAACCGTTTTCACAATCCCGGCAAGCGGGAAATCCTGATCATTACCCATTTTGAACACCTGTACGAGATCACGCCCCAGACCATCCGGGCGGTACAGAAATTCCGTCAGCACGGCATGGGGGTTTACAACCAGCTCGTCTACACATTTTACAACTCCCGGAAATTCGAGGCCTCGGCCCTGCGGCACAAGCTCCGCCTGATCGGGGTGACGCCCTATTACACCTTCAACACCAAGGGAAAAGAGGAGACGGACAACTACCGGGTTCCCATCGCCCGCCTCCTCCAGGAGCAGCATGAGGAAGCGCGCCTGATGCCGGGGAGCGTGCGGACAGATGAGATCGTTTTCAACGTGCCGCGCCTGGGAAAGAATTACCTCCGTGCGTCCCAGCACCACGACGTTATCTCCCTGCTGCCGGACGGGCGGCGGGTATATGAGTTTCACCCCTGGGAAAAAAAGCTGGCCCTGGTAGACACCTATGTCTATACGGATGTCTCCATTTACGATTACCTCCGGCGTCTCAGGGCCATCGGGGAAAACACGTCAGACTACAGAACAATCTGGTATTATTATTAA
- a CDS encoding class I SAM-dependent methyltransferase, whose amino-acid sequence MDIHVDLKLLENVKGFLDEAEGRRLYATALDAGRRGPCLEIGSYCGKSAIWLGSACRENRQILFSIDHHRGSEEQQPGEEYFDPELFDPVACKPDTFRAFRQTIEKAGLEETVVPIVSPSPVVARSWATPLSLVFIDGGHAFATTYTDYNSWAGHIMPGGYLLIHDIFKDPEAGGQAPWHIYKLALASGLFAELPMTGTLGVLRRRQCGEIPDDLPL is encoded by the coding sequence ATGGATATACACGTTGATCTGAAGTTGCTGGAAAATGTCAAAGGGTTTCTGGATGAGGCCGAGGGCAGACGTCTGTATGCGACGGCTCTTGACGCAGGCAGGCGGGGTCCGTGCCTGGAGATCGGGAGCTATTGCGGAAAATCCGCCATCTGGCTGGGGTCGGCCTGCCGGGAAAACCGCCAGATCCTTTTTTCCATTGACCATCACAGAGGTTCCGAGGAACAACAGCCCGGCGAGGAATATTTCGACCCGGAACTGTTTGATCCGGTCGCCTGCAAACCGGATACGTTCCGGGCCTTCCGGCAGACCATCGAAAAGGCGGGACTTGAGGAGACGGTGGTTCCCATTGTCTCCCCGTCCCCCGTGGTGGCCCGTTCATGGGCGACCCCCCTGAGCCTTGTTTTTATCGACGGCGGCCATGCCTTTGCCACGACCTACACCGACTACAATTCGTGGGCCGGGCACATTATGCCGGGCGGCTATCTCCTGATCCACGATATTTTCAAAGATCCCGAAGCAGGGGGACAGGCCCCCTGGCACATCTACAAACTGGCCCTGGCTTCCGGCCTGTTCGCGGAGCTGCCCATGACCGGCACACTGGGCGTCCTTCGGCGACGGCAGTGCGGTGAAATTCCCGATGACCTTCCCCTGTGA
- a CDS encoding DNA translocase FtsK — protein MRRELLGIFLFFLVLFSLISLLSYTPSDPSLMNAGASSGAIRNLFGLMGAHMAGILVGLFGFGAFWIPILLLQASVHLLNRYPRREILTSMGGGSLLIITTGGFLALWKSHYRIFGSPIPAGGLIGSALSEVMVRYSNYTGGAIVLLLFWLVGFMFTTGTSLSEMGDRLWNAARMAGSYAARKVPVVSKMLCDRARAIPVPRLKAIPNPVKLLPLKSVPKPQADADAILPPEPKPVPKKKSGSPHRKKPVGDQVVLPLPDESGFHLPPVSFLDRPGKRPAALDDSNLKKLSRLLESKLSDFGVQGKVERESPGPVITTFEYKPAPGVKINKIVNLSDDLALALRALSIRIVAPIPGRSVIGIEIPNAQREIVCFRDMAESAPFRNAPSDLTICLGKDIVGKAVIAALDKMPHLLIAGATGTGKSVGLNCMICSFLYKASPDDVKLIMIDPKRIELSVYDGIPHLITPVVTDMKKATNALFWAVSEMERRYELLSELKVRNIVQYNRKVTAHPPKEAAEAGKVYEKLPYIVVIIDELADLMMVASRDVEVSLMRLAQMARAAGIHLILATQRPSVDVLTGIIKANFPTRLTFQVSSKTDSRTIIDTNGAERLLGMGDMLFLPPGTARLQRIHGAYISEEEVANITEFLKRQQCPEYDNTVVEAPEKEKEKLSKEDYDDRYDDAVALVTKTRQASISMVQRHLRIGYNRAARIIEVMEKEGVVGPSDGAKPREVLVPGYDDMP, from the coding sequence ATGCGTAGAGAACTGCTGGGTATTTTTCTGTTTTTCCTTGTGCTTTTTTCCCTGATCAGCCTGCTGTCCTACACCCCGTCAGACCCGTCTCTGATGAACGCCGGGGCCTCATCCGGGGCCATCCGCAACCTGTTCGGGCTGATGGGCGCCCATATGGCGGGAATCCTGGTGGGACTGTTCGGCTTCGGGGCCTTCTGGATTCCGATCCTGCTCTTGCAGGCCAGCGTCCACCTGCTGAACCGCTACCCCCGGCGGGAAATCCTGACCTCGATGGGCGGCGGCAGCCTGCTGATCATCACAACCGGCGGGTTTCTGGCACTCTGGAAAAGCCATTACCGGATTTTCGGCAGCCCGATTCCGGCCGGCGGCCTCATCGGCAGCGCCCTGAGCGAGGTGATGGTCCGGTATTCCAATTATACGGGCGGTGCCATCGTTCTTTTGCTGTTCTGGCTGGTGGGCTTCATGTTCACCACCGGCACCTCGCTCTCGGAAATGGGAGACCGGCTCTGGAACGCGGCCCGCATGGCCGGAAGCTATGCGGCCCGAAAAGTGCCGGTGGTGTCCAAAATGCTCTGCGACAGGGCCAGGGCGATCCCCGTTCCCCGGCTGAAGGCGATACCCAACCCGGTGAAACTGCTCCCCCTGAAGAGCGTGCCGAAGCCGCAGGCGGATGCGGACGCCATCCTGCCCCCGGAACCGAAACCGGTCCCAAAGAAGAAGTCCGGGTCGCCGCACCGGAAAAAACCGGTTGGGGACCAGGTGGTTCTGCCCCTGCCCGATGAATCGGGGTTTCACCTGCCGCCCGTCTCATTCCTGGACAGGCCGGGCAAGCGGCCGGCAGCCCTGGACGATTCCAATTTGAAAAAACTTTCACGGCTGCTGGAAAGCAAATTGTCTGATTTCGGCGTCCAGGGAAAGGTCGAAAGAGAGAGCCCCGGCCCGGTCATTACGACCTTTGAGTACAAACCGGCACCGGGCGTGAAGATCAACAAGATCGTGAACCTGTCCGACGACCTGGCACTGGCGCTCCGCGCGCTGAGTATTCGCATTGTGGCCCCCATTCCGGGGCGGTCGGTCATCGGCATTGAAATTCCCAATGCCCAGCGGGAAATCGTCTGTTTCAGGGATATGGCCGAGTCCGCGCCCTTCAGAAATGCGCCGTCCGATCTGACCATCTGCCTGGGCAAGGATATTGTGGGCAAGGCGGTCATCGCCGCACTGGACAAAATGCCCCATCTGCTCATTGCCGGTGCCACGGGCACGGGTAAAAGTGTGGGGCTGAACTGCATGATTTGCAGCTTTCTGTACAAGGCCAGTCCCGACGACGTCAAGCTGATCATGATTGACCCCAAGCGGATCGAGCTGTCGGTGTACGACGGGATTCCCCACCTGATCACGCCGGTGGTCACGGACATGAAAAAGGCGACCAATGCCCTGTTCTGGGCCGTGAGCGAGATGGAGCGCCGGTATGAGCTGCTGTCGGAACTGAAGGTGCGCAATATCGTCCAGTACAACCGGAAGGTGACAGCGCATCCTCCGAAAGAGGCCGCAGAAGCGGGGAAGGTTTATGAAAAACTGCCCTACATCGTGGTGATCATTGACGAGCTGGCCGACCTGATGATGGTGGCCTCGCGGGACGTGGAGGTCTCCCTCATGCGGCTGGCACAGATGGCTCGGGCTGCCGGGATTCACCTGATTCTCGCCACCCAGCGCCCTTCGGTGGACGTGCTGACCGGCATTATCAAGGCCAATTTTCCCACCCGCCTCACCTTTCAGGTGTCGTCCAAGACCGATTCACGGACCATCATCGACACCAACGGCGCGGAAAGGCTGCTGGGGATGGGGGACATGCTCTTCCTGCCGCCGGGCACGGCGAGGCTCCAGCGCATCCACGGGGCTTATATCTCCGAAGAGGAAGTGGCAAATATTACAGAGTTCCTGAAGCGGCAGCAATGTCCGGAATATGACAACACCGTGGTGGAAGCGCCGGAGAAGGAAAAGGAAAAACTGAGCAAAGAGGACTATGACGATCGGTATGACGATGCGGTGGCTCTGGTGACAAAGACCCGCCAGGCCTCCATCTCCATGGTCCAGCGGCATCTGAGAATCGGCTACAACCGGGCCGCACGCATCATCGAGGTCATGGAAAAAGAGGGGGTTGTCGGCCCGTCGGACGGGGCAAAGCCCAGAGAGGTTCTGGTGCCGGGATACGACGACATGCCCTGA
- a CDS encoding ribonuclease J, protein MLKIVPLGGLGEIGLNMMVVEYKESMIIIDAGLMFPEDYMLGVDLVIPDMEYIRQNKSRISGVILTHAHEDHIGALAFLLREVNVPVYGTPFTLGVVRYKLEEYGMLPSVSLQEIRPDTLLRVGDFEIDIIRVSHSVVDGIALAIHTPLGLIVHTGDFKISHTGVSGMTTDVNKFARCGEEGVLALLSDSTNVEKEGYTISDNEVGETLKDIFAKSSGRVIVALFSSSISRIQQIVDIAAARGNRLVFNGRSIEVSVRIAKELGYLSIPDDMEIDIRQVGNFPDRNVVIITTGSQGEPMSALARMATGIHKQIRIRHGDTVVLSSKFIPGNEKAIANIINNLYRRGADVIYEKISAIHVSGHAFREELKLMISLTQPRYFIPIHGEYRHLVLHARLAEEMGIPRSDVILIEDGQSVEFDADGVRTGEKVPTGRVLVDGKGIGDVGRCILKERRALSEDGFVAVTLALDEETGIVMYGPEITSRGFVFENETGHLLDDAICVILEIIEDITPDVPGRLEKIRSRVKSDLRKYFNFTIKRRPVILPFILEV, encoded by the coding sequence ATGTTAAAAATTGTCCCCCTGGGGGGATTGGGTGAAATTGGTCTCAACATGATGGTGGTGGAATACAAGGAGTCCATGATCATCATTGATGCGGGGCTTATGTTCCCCGAGGATTATATGTTAGGGGTCGATTTGGTGATTCCGGATATGGAATACATCCGCCAGAATAAATCCAGAATTTCGGGCGTTATCCTCACCCACGCCCATGAAGACCACATCGGGGCGCTGGCCTTTCTGCTGCGGGAGGTAAACGTGCCGGTGTACGGCACACCGTTTACCCTGGGCGTTGTCCGCTATAAGCTCGAAGAATACGGGATGCTTCCATCGGTTTCGCTTCAGGAGATCCGGCCCGATACCCTTCTCCGGGTTGGTGACTTTGAGATTGATATCATCCGGGTCAGCCACAGCGTGGTGGACGGAATTGCGCTGGCGATCCATACGCCCCTGGGTCTGATTGTCCATACGGGGGATTTCAAGATCAGCCACACGGGCGTCAGCGGCATGACCACGGATGTGAACAAATTTGCCCGGTGCGGTGAGGAGGGGGTGCTGGCGCTGCTGTCGGACTCCACCAATGTGGAAAAAGAGGGGTACACAATCTCCGACAACGAGGTCGGCGAAACCCTGAAAGATATCTTCGCCAAGAGCAGCGGGCGGGTGATCGTCGCGCTTTTCTCGTCAAGCATCTCCCGGATTCAGCAGATCGTGGATATTGCGGCTGCCCGGGGTAACAGGCTGGTTTTCAACGGCAGAAGCATTGAGGTCTCTGTCCGTATTGCCAAAGAACTCGGCTATCTCAGCATACCCGATGATATGGAGATCGATATCCGTCAGGTCGGTAATTTCCCGGACCGGAATGTGGTCATCATCACCACCGGCAGCCAGGGAGAGCCCATGTCGGCCCTGGCCCGCATGGCGACCGGCATCCACAAGCAGATCAGAATCCGGCACGGGGACACGGTGGTTCTCTCCTCGAAGTTCATCCCCGGCAATGAAAAGGCCATTGCCAACATCATCAACAATCTCTACCGCCGGGGGGCGGATGTGATTTACGAGAAGATTTCGGCCATTCACGTCTCCGGCCACGCCTTCCGGGAAGAGCTGAAGCTGATGATCAGCCTGACGCAGCCCCGGTATTTCATACCGATCCACGGAGAGTACCGGCATCTGGTGCTTCACGCCCGCCTGGCCGAGGAGATGGGAATTCCCCGATCCGATGTCATTCTCATTGAGGATGGCCAGTCGGTTGAATTTGACGCAGACGGCGTCCGCACAGGGGAGAAAGTGCCCACAGGCCGTGTGCTGGTGGACGGCAAGGGGATCGGGGATGTGGGGCGGTGTATCCTGAAGGAACGGCGCGCCCTGTCCGAAGACGGCTTCGTGGCCGTGACCCTCGCCCTTGACGAGGAGACCGGTATTGTGATGTACGGCCCGGAAATCACCTCCCGCGGCTTTGTGTTTGAAAACGAAACCGGCCACCTGCTCGATGATGCCATCTGTGTGATCCTGGAAATTATCGAGGATATTACGCCGGATGTGCCGGGTCGGCTTGAAAAGATCCGTTCGCGGGTGAAAAGCGATCTGAGAAAATATTTTAATTTTACCATAAAGCGCCGTCCCGTTATCCTCCCCTTTATCCTGGAGGTATGA